The Branchiostoma lanceolatum isolate klBraLanc5 chromosome 10, klBraLanc5.hap2, whole genome shotgun sequence genome has a window encoding:
- the LOC136443900 gene encoding CD209 antigen-like has product MRGVGCRVGYTLLAGTCIRLASEEKSHGDALTACQEEGATLAMPKTEELDVVLRDLVKTEGGNEDHWIGGMKTHTRATWQWVDGSQLAQSYQGWSPNEPNIVGYEGNAICAQYWSGGVGYPMWDDTDCHVSKRYICQVHPA; this is encoded by the exons ATGCGGGGTGTCGGCTGCCGAGTGGGGTATACACTCCTTGCCGGGACCTGCATCAGGCTTGCTTCCGAAGAGAAGTCACACGGCGACGCCCTGACGGCCTGCCAGGAGGAAGGAGCCACACTGGCCATGCCGAAAACGGAGGAGCTGGACGTCGTGCTGAGAGATCTGGTCAAAACGGAAGGAGGCAACGAAGATCACTGGATCGGCGGTATGAAGACTCATACCAGGGCGACTTGGCAATGGGTGGACGGGTCCCAACTGGCCCAAAGCTATCAG GGGTGGAGCCCGAACGAGCCCAACATCGTCGGATACGAAGGCAATGCAATATGTGCTCAGTACTGGTCTGGCGGTGTTGGATATCCCATGTGGGATGACACCGACTGTCATGTAAGCAAGAGATACATCTGCCAAGTTCATCCAGCCTAA